The region CTGGGCTTGGACAGCACCTTTGGGGGCCTGGAGGCCATGATAACGGCGCTGTGCGACGAGTATCCCCGTGCGATTGGCAGGCGTCGAGAGCTGttcgtcctgctgctgctcgtctTCATCTTCCTGTGCGCCCTGCCCACAATGACTTATGTAAGTactcccatcccatcccatcccctctCCGTCTAAGGATTATCCAGTGATTCGTTTAATTAACGCTTAAGTGAGATTGTGGcttatacatatgcatatttaGGCACACCTTCCCCACCCCCTCAGTGGCTGGTTTCCCAGCGCTCGAATGCTCGATGGATGGCCGAGCTAAGTGCTTTTTATCGTTCGCCCAGTTAATCTTCACACAACACACACTCGATGGACTCTTTGCCTTTCttatttttctgcatttttatCACCTGTCAAGTTCGGTGGACTTGTCTGCCCTGCCCAGCCCTGGCCAAACAGCAACCAGCCACcacctattcctattcctgcgctggcgctggcgctggggctggctgttgctgttcaaACACTTAAGCTGGTCCGTTCCTTCTCCTGCCACTTTATCTgattaaatttgaaattgtaATTTGCTGCGTTCTATATTCTATATTCTGACTCGGACACTTCTATCGGAGTAGCTTCTATCGGTCAATGGATCAAGCTATtcaaccccatccccccccaTCCATTAATCAGTGCCACACACAATGGTCCCTCCCCTCCATGTATGGGGGAGAACTCTCTTCTAGCCTTTAATTGATtgcaatgtgtgtgtgtattttcaGGGAGGCGTTGTCCTGGTCAATTTCCTGAATGTCTACGGACCCGGCCTGGCCATCCTCTTTGTGGTGTTCGTGGAGGCTGCCGGAGTGTTCTGGTTCTACGGCGTGGACCGCTTTAGCTCCGATGTGGAGCAGATGCTGGGCTCCAAGCCGGGACTGTTCTGGCGCATCTGCTGGACCTACATCAGTCCGGTGTTCCTGCTGGTAAGATTGCCTCGATCCCACCATCCCCGACAGCCACTCAAAGCGGAATTACTTGCAGACAATATTCATATTCTCGATCCTGGGCTACAAGGAGATGCTGGGCGAGGAGTACTACTATCCGGACTGGAGCTACAAGGTGGGCTGGGCTGTGACCTGCTCCTCCGTGTTGTGCATACCCATGTACATCATCTACAAGTTCTGCTTTGCGACCAAGGGTGATTGCCGGCAGCGGCTGAAGGATTCCTTCCAGCCGGACGACAGCAGTGGCTCGGTGGTCCCCGGCCAGCAGGGCACCTCGGTGTGACATGACAACGTCGTGCACTTGAACATCCACACCAACAGGACCAAGATCAAGATATATAATTTGAATTGTAAAAGCTTTTCACCAACAACGACAGTACCAGTACCCCTCgaagagagcagcagcaataggCTGCTGAATAGCTACCACTCCTACCACACAAATAATCTTAGCTACCACTATCCAGATCCAGACGCAGATCCCACAAagcacacccacaccccgAATGGGGTGGATCAGAATTGGATCGACAATGATATTATTACGTATGGCGCTAGTGCTAGTGCTAGTGTTAGGCCCTCGCATTCGCATAGCCATAATAGTTTAGGTCTCCATAGCAGGACCCCctttgctgccactgctggcgaGGACAATAACTACGGCCTGAGGCTCGGCAGCTGCAAGCCGCTGAAGTTTCCCCTGGCCAGCGAGTGGCTGGTTTGAAGGAGCATCCGCGACGATAGCATCCACGAAAGCTCTGCAAGCAGCCATTTTGCAGGGCTTTCCCGAGGTGCACGGTGTGCGTGTCCTCCACTTGGTACCAAATTACAGGACAGGTGTACTCTTTCACGTTTAGTTTGTAAGCGTTAAGCGTAGCTCAGCTCGTAAGTAAAGCGACATTTGGTAAAATGCTTTCATAGAAAACTAGTAGATACATAAAATACATTCTCGAAACACCCTGTACAATGCCTGCACTTACACAAAACATTTCCCTCTGCTGTCGGTTAGAGGAACAATCGTAAGACAGCCATTTACATTGTTTTTCTAACGCGTGTTCGTTGAtactaaaattaaataataaatattccaTACTTATTGTTTCGGTTATACGAAATAAGAAAACACAAAGCAAAGACCACAATTGTTTCATTTCGGAAAGGGGACGGTTAGGCTGAGGCCGCATTTGAATTAAACAacgaattttattttaaattatttaatttgtaattacATAGACTTGCCGTTCGTTAACTGATACGCATAGCTGGGCGAAATAAAAACAGGAGACGATCCTACATGAACAATAAGTAAATGGGCGATGCGATGATCGAAAGTTGGTGATTGTTGTTCCAGTTGTGGCGGTTTAGAGGATGATGTTTTCAGAGGTGATAGTGTCGCCTGCAGCCCTTGTTTTTCCGCTTGCGACGTGGCTTGTGCTTTTTCTTCCGCTCCTATTTTTTGGAACTCTTGCTGCTGTCGTCCTTGCTCTTGTCCGACTTCTCTTCCGTCTTCTTGCCATCCTTATCTTTCGTGTCCTTGTTATCCTTGTCCTTGCTGTCCTTGTTCTTGTCCTTGGCATCCTTGCTGTCAGCCGACTCAATCGCCTTCTTGCCCTCCTCGGCATCCCGATTCGCCAGCTTGTTGTTGATCAAATTGTGCAATGCAATGATCGAGCGCACCATGGACGCCAGATAGACGACCAGCATCTGGTCATTGGTCTTCACGTACATTGTGCCCGTGAACTGGTCGTTGGTGATGTCCGGCAGCAGGTTGAAGATGTCCTGCAGCTGGTAGACGATCTGATGGTTGATCGGCATCTTGCCATCGCCCACACGCTGCAGATACTGCTTGATGTCGCGCAGCTGGGCATTGAGGCCCTTCAGGCCCATCAGCTGGTTCGTGATCTTCTGCGACAGGCTGCCCACGGTGGTGTCCTTGATGTCGCGCAGCAGGTGCTCCACGCCCACCTCCTCAGCCTCCTCGGCACCGATTTCACTGGGCACATGCTCGAAGGTCTTGCTGGTGGGCGAGCCATCGTCGTGGACCTCTTCCACGGATATGTAGGCCTCTGTGGGCAGGCCCAGATCCTTGGGCTTGGCATCGATGATGACCAGCACCGAGTTGGGGCAATAGCGACGGATCAGCTCATTGATGGCAATATCGTTCTGATGCAGCTTCGGACCCGTGTGATACCAGCCCACCACGCGCTCCCGAGCGTTCACCTTCTTGAACATGCCGTACATGTTCTCGAGGTAGTCGTGGTCCAAGAACCATACCGATTTGTCCTTATCGTCCTCATCAAAAGGTACTGCAAAGCGGAGCAAATTAGTTAATCTTTTTATGTCCAGTAAATATTTCCACTAACCTGCAAAACTGTTGGACACATCGAGCACACCCTTGGAGCGCCAGCAGCCGAGCAGGACACCAACAACACGCTTCTGGTTGCCAATCTTGCCCATGCGATTGAAGTGATCCACCACGGACAGCAGCACCAGAGGGTGCACTATCACTTTGTTTACGCTAACCTCCATCGACGgcatttctgtttctgttgtagTTTGTGGTAAACTGTAGTTTGCTTTACGCACAGCGTGCTTGGCTCTTCACTGAGCTCTGAAGTTTGCGCAGAATTGGGAACTCTGATCAAATTTTTcgcaacaaaaatgtattgttGCGTTTGCGGCAAAAACTGTGTGGCCTGAAATGACAAGCAGAATCGATTCTTCCTCTTCCAAAAAGCGCCAGTCACCCCGAACGGAGTTCGTCGACCACCCCACGAAAATTTATTTCAGTTTAAGTGAAAGATATCTCCGCAATTTTTCATTGTAAGGAAAGAGAAATTATATACAAGGACCTTTTACAAACAGTATTATTTTGGCCGGTGTAATATAATTAAACGGAAGAGGGTTAAGCGCACTTTTTCTCATCGGTATATTATGAAAtggagacggtatatttcggtatattccTGAGGGTCTGGCGGTATGTTTTATCAATAAATCCGCGGTCTCACTGCTGCCGACGGGAAGAAAATCATGAAAAGAAAATTGCTcagcaaacagaaagaaaGCGGAAAATTAGCAAGAAGTGGTGCAAAAAGAAATGTGCAAGCCCATCAGTGagactgcagctgcagttgtgCGTCAAATATAAATGTAGTACGTAGTTCCTGGCGCTAtttattttctgtgtgtggtgCGTGTGTGGTagtgttgtttctgttgtgcCCTTGGCGAAAGCAAATATTGCTGCGCTCCTCTGGCACAGATGACCTAAACGCCATTTTTGGCGCACGGTCACACTGCCGTTGCGCGAGAGAAAttacaatacaaataaaacGCAGCGCAGGCAAATTGTGTGCAGTTAAAAACACGCTTTTATCTAAGCCCCAAAGTGTTCATTCGGACCATGAAAAATCCACTGTGTACTGCTTTGTGTCATACCGATATCAGTGAATGAGTGTGCGGCCGCGCTCTTGTGTGCGGATGAGGTAATTGgtggctgcctctgccttcgTCTACAGTTTCACGCCCATCCAACGCAGTGTCAGGCGGCGGCTTCGTCGTAATCATCAATGAGCTGTCGTTTGCTCCGTTGCCGTCCCGTTCGCCGAGGTCCGCAACTGTAAATCGAGGCTTGAAGTGCGCGTGTTGGGCGCATATTTGGCACTGCATTTGCGTTAATTATGGTGTTATCAGTGTTTTAGGCACATTCTCCAGACTGGGGGCTATACAATTTCACTGAAATTTTGCCAAATCGAAAGAGAAGAAAACCACCGAAAGCCCAGAGACCAGCTCACAAATACTTAGGCACCGAAAGagagccccacacacacacaaacacacacacacacgaacgcaCGCTGTACGCTCTTTTGTCTACGTCTTTGACTTTTTCTCGTTTGTAATCATTTTCCTCCCATTCGTACGTGTTTTTTCTACAAATATTAGAGCTCGCGAGCtgctaattaaattataaaacatACAGAAACGTTAAAAGAAGACGACGACCGTCCAACCAAGCCCACAATCCCCACTATTTGGCCTATTTCGCTGAGGCGGCGCAAAGAAGATACGACAAAAGAGgcagaaaagcagaaacagGCAGAAAAAGACTAATAGAAGGTGAGCCACAGTTTAAACTAGGCGCTTAAGCGGTCACTTGGGGATGGAGCTTGGAGCTTCGATCCGATCCGTAGTGTTTGGTTTGGCCTGATTTAACTGAAATAACTCCGTTACGGCGGATCTGTAGCACCTGCTGCTTCCCCGCGCTGCCACTTGGCATCCGTGCCAACTCTGGTAGCTGGtgtctggtctctggtctctgcgCCAAGTGCAAAATCAATCAATGaacgtcgcagtcgcagtcagtCGCACTgcacatacaaatatacaaaccATCCatgtacagtgtacactcgTATGTCTCTTCAGCTTTCTCCAAATCTAGTTTTCCTTGTTGGACTCTCGCCCAGAGCCGTTGCCAGCTCCTGCACTATGTAGAGGCCAAAATATCATCATCGAACTGAGAAACAGACCAACTAAAGTAGCAACTAATTGCCTGCCTGCGAAGGCGAAGGAGAACGAGAATAAGCAGAATCGAAAGCAGAAGCAGTAGAGCAAAGATGTCGTTCATAACTAACCTTAAAAAGGTCTTTCACCTCGGCGGGGGTGAGGCCAAGAAGAAGCGCCTGTACAACAACATCAAAATGGACTCGGATCCGGCGGAATTCTGGGAGATGGTTGGCGAACTGGGCGACGGAGCCTTTGGGAAGGTATACAAGGCCCAGCACAAGGAGCATAGGCGCTTCGCAGCGGCCAAGATGTGCACGCTGGAGGATGAGGAGAACCTGAGCGACCACATGGTCGAGATTGACATCCTCTCCGAGATCAAGCATCCCAACATCGTCGAACTCTACGAGGCCTTCTCCCTAGAGGACAAGTTGTGGGTAAGATGTGCTCGCCAGCATCCCATCAATTAAGAAACTATTAACCGAGACGAGGCTTTCTTTAGATGCTCATTGAGTACTGCGATGGTGGGGCCTTGGACAGCATCATggtggagctggagaagcCATTGACTGAGCCGCAAATCGCCTACGTTTGCAAGCACATGACGGAGGGTCTGACGTTTCTCCACAAGAACAAGGTCATTCATCGTGACTTGAAGGCCGGAAATGTTCTCCTCACCATGGAGGGGGGCGTCAAATTGGGTAAGTTATAGCATTTACCGATCTGGCAGCTACCGATATCTATAATTCCAACCTCTTCTCCAGCGGACTTTGGTGTCTCGGCCAAGAATAAACACACAATGCAGAAGCATGACACATTCATCGGCACACCCTATTGGATGGCCCCCGAGCTGGTGCTGTGCGAAACGTTTCGGGACAATCCGTACGATCACAAGGTGGACATCTGGTCGCTGGGCATAACACTTATCGAGCTGGCCCAAATGGAGCCGCCCAACAGTGAAATGTCCCCGATGCGAGTGCTGCTCAAGATCCAAAAGAGCGAGCCACCCAAACTGGAGCAGCCCAGCCGGTGGAGCAAGGAATTCAACGATTTCCTAAAGAAGTCTTTAGTCAAGGTAAATCATCTATCTACCATAGATCTATCATCGCCACTCCCCTCAATAATTTGTTTCTTTCGGTCCACAGGACCCCCAGCTGAGACCCACTTCGGATGTGCTGGTGCAGCACAGCTTCATCAACAGGGATCTGGACTGCAAGCCCATCAAGGATCTGCTGCTCGAGTACAAGGCCGAGGTCGTGGAGGAGGTGGTCGATGACGAGACCGAGGTGAGTTTTTCTTGGAGGCCCCGGGGCCACTGGCACTGCACTGCGCTGTTGCACCCTCGTAGTCCAATGCTAGATATGACACAATATTCTATATAATCTCACCTCTCCAACcgctctctctgtttctctatTCTCTTTTACACGCTGCTGCCTcaacccaaaaccaaaaaaccaaaaatcaaatcaaaattaaaaaaaaaatcaacattCCAAAACATTCTCGCACCGTGCGATAAAttcttttaatatattttcgTTTATCTCTCTTGGTTGTTattctttcgtttcgtttcttttcccCCTTCGTTTCCCTTCCGTTGTGCCCTTTCTGCCAAAAATGTCGCAATGTTCGCTCTTATCATTTCTTATGATTATTTCACACAAACCAAACGATTAATATAGAAGCTTAAACGCCAAGTGAAGCGGCGCTCGCTCTATCAGAGGGTTGGTAAGTCGTTCTACAGCAACCACTCCACCCCGTTCCATGCTCCATCCGGCCCTGCATCCCATCCCCCCTGCCTCTACTGTTCTCCGATAACGGGCCTACAATTAGTTTACTTATTTTATCAGCTTTGCCAAATGGCCATCACTCCCTCCGCTGCCGCCTTGCCCTGCCCCTTATAGCCATGGTCTAGTCTGGATTGTTCCATCTTGCACGCTTTTGTTATCATTCTCATATCATATCAGTTTCTTGCGTTAATGATAGCAGGTGCAGGTGATAATTGTACAATGCCTTACCTATAATGCTATCTCGTCTATTGTCGTATTCCCCCGAGATCCTTAGAAAACGCACTCAAAGGAAGATTCGGCCTGCTGAAATCTGCTTTTGATAATCTTTTGTATCTAATTTTTGGAGTAGTAGGAATCATTTTCCTCTCGATTATTCAAAGCTAATGAGGATTTCCCTTGATTTCCATTAGGAACCCCGCAACTCGGCGCTCCAGCTCGACCTGGACGATGACTCCGCCTCTCTGCGGAGCCAAGACATTGACAAACGTAAGTTGAAGGCATACACGTGGCCATCATAGGGCTTAATTGTCACTAAAACAGTTCCAGGTACACCTACATCCATACTGCGGGATTCCAAAGAGCAGTCCCAACCAGCagcggtagcagcagcagcagcagtagcggcAAATAAAGCCACAATCCCTGACAAACAATCTAACCACAAGGAGGACAATGCGTTGGTACTGGCTGAACCGGCAGCTCTACCGCCGCATACCAAAGTGCCTGCCCCAGCGCCACCCAACAGCTTTGCCCAAcaaaaccagcaacaacaacagccacagccgcaaaCCCaagcagttgttgctgctgccccagttgttgctcctgctgcagtgCTGCAAAAGATACCCGAAGATTTTGCTGCTGTCGAAGCGGATAAAAAGGTAGGGATCCCTCCTTAATGCAGTACAATGCCCTGTACGCTGTACTAACACACGAAATTCGTTGTATTCCACAGCACTTTATCAAAAAGGAGAAGGGCAAAGCGCCGCCACCACCATCGACAACGTCATCGCCATCGGGAGCCACCGCAGCCATTGCCGCTGCCAGTGCAAAGCCTCAGACCACGCCCGaacccccctcccactcccccacaTCAGCCATTGAGGTGGCCATTGGTGGCCCAGAGGCAATGGAGCAGCAGAAACCGCAGCCACCATCGCCCACAGCCTCATCCATCATATCCGTGCAGTCGGTGGCCTCCTCCAACGCGTCGTCTTCGTCGGGGGGCAGTGTGTCGAATGCTGTCCTCAGCTCCAGCACCTCCCTGATCACCATCAACAGCGATGcgccgccacagcagcagcagctgcatctgcagccacagccacatcaaCCACAGCACCTGGTGCTGCCAAACAGCTTGGAGTCGGTTAGTCAGATTACAGTCGTGACCAGCACCCATCCGCCTGTCATCATTGACAACTCTGTGCCGCCCCAGAACGAGGTGGTGATTGTGTCGAACGACTTGAACAAGAGCACGCATCTGAATGAGTCCTCCACGGACGATGACTTCCCCTCACTGGACGACAGTTTGGGCGATGCCACGACACCGCCACACAAGCAATCATCGATGATATTGTCCGTCAATGAGCCATCCGGAGCTCCACAGGCCCCACCACAGCCTGCAGGAGCAGTGCATGCCCGCAAACTGGACGAGAGCGAGGTCCTGATTGTGAGCCCCTCCTTTGGAGACGATGATTCGGCCTACAACACGGCCTCAGGCAGTCACAGTCACGACCACAGTGACCAGCTGATGGACACCAGCCATGTGTCCGTTGTCACTGTGGGCGACGAGGTCATCAAGGTGAAGGACAGCAGCAACGAGGTACTCAAGCGACCTCAGCCCAACGGCATTGTACCCGAAGACGTGAACATAATCGTGAATCGGTTCAAGCCCTCCAGCGATCATGAGAAGCGCACCTCGCCGGACAGCTCGTTGAGCGAGAACGGTTCGGTGCGAGGGCGTCGCGGCATTGAGGTACAGATCAGCGGCTCGGATGTCGACAGCATCGGCACCAACACTAGTCAGGACAGCCGACACGAGACAGATCACAAGCcacaggcgcagcagcagacacCAGCCAGTGTGCTaatgccgccgcctcctccgtCGTACAACAACCACACGCAGACCAttgacgaggaggaggaggtcgtGATACGGCCCAAGACGCGCGTACCGCCGGTAGCCAAGTCCGGGGGCTCAAGTGGTCTCACCAAAGAGGAAATCGAGCTGCGCAATCTGCGCAAGAAAACGCGCAAGAGGACGCGTAAGTTCGAGATCGATGGGGTGCAGATGACGACCACCACGAGTCGGGTGATCTATGGGGATGAGGAGAACGGACGCATCTACGACGATCACGATTTCCGGAAACAAGAGCTGCGCGAGCTGAAAATGCTGCAGAAGCaggagaagaagcagcagaacGAGTTGCATGTGAAGGAGCAGATggccaaggagcagcaggatcGCCGTTTCGAGCAGGAACGCTCCTCGCTGGAGAAGACCTACGAGGCGGATATGGATATGCTGGCTCGCCAGCACAAGCAGCTCGTGGAGAAGACCGAGCAAACGCAAGAGAACGAGCTCAGGTCCTCCTCGAAACGCATCCGCtccgagcaggagcaggaactgAAGATATTCCGCGAGAACCTCAAGCAGGAGATCCGTTTGCTTAAGCAGGAGGTCGATCTGTTTCCCAAAGACAAGCGCAAGGACGAGTTCAAGCAGCGACGCTCGGCCATGGAGCTCGACCACGAGGAAAAGGAGCGCGCCTTCCTCGACTCCCTTAAGGAACGAcacgagctgctgctgcggcggctcaGCGAGAAGCATCGCGACCATCTGGCCACCATCAACCGCAACTTCctgcagcagaaacagaatgCGATGCGGACGCGGGAGGCCCTGCTCTgggagctggaggagaagcAGCTTCACGAACGCCATCAGCTTTCGAAGAGGCACGTGAAGGAAATCTGCTTCATGCAGCGCCATCAGATGATCGTCCGCCACGAGAAGGAGCTCGATCAGGTGAAGCGCATGCTGCAGCGCAAGGAGGAGGACATGGTCAAGAAGCAGACGCTCGAGAAGCGTGCCCTGCCCAAGCGTATCCGCGCCGAGCGCAAGGCCCGCGACCTCATGTTCCGCGAATCGTTGCGCATTTCGACGAACCTGGATCCAGAGATCGAGCGCGATCGCGTTAAGAAGGTAAGCAGAAAGCCTAGAGCCTCAAAACAGAA is a window of Drosophila pseudoobscura strain MV-25-SWS-2005 chromosome 3, UCI_Dpse_MV25, whole genome shotgun sequence DNA encoding:
- the Rpn8 gene encoding 26S proteasome non-ATPase regulatory subunit 7, yielding MPSMEVSVNKVIVHPLVLLSVVDHFNRMGKIGNQKRVVGVLLGCWRSKGVLDVSNSFAVPFDEDDKDKSVWFLDHDYLENMYGMFKKVNARERVVGWYHTGPKLHQNDIAINELIRRYCPNSVLVIIDAKPKDLGLPTEAYISVEEVHDDGSPTSKTFEHVPSEIGAEEAEEVGVEHLLRDIKDTTVGSLSQKITNQLMGLKGLNAQLRDIKQYLQRVGDGKMPINHQIVYQLQDIFNLLPDITNDQFTGTMYVKTNDQMLVVYLASMVRSIIALHNLINNKLANRDAEEGKKAIESADSKDAKDKNKDSKDKDNKDTKDKDGKKTEEKSDKSKDDSSKSSKK